In one window of Denticeps clupeoides chromosome 2, fDenClu1.1, whole genome shotgun sequence DNA:
- the LOC114772567 gene encoding retinol dehydrogenase 12-like isoform X3 has protein sequence MQGIRNLFRRPWSSSVRLDGKTVLITGANTGIGKETAIDLAKRGARIIMACRDMEKADTALREVIDASGNQDVVTRKLDLSDTKSIRQFAEDINKEEKQVNILINNAGVMVCPYGKTADGFEMQIGVNHMGHFLLTYLLLDLIKRSAPARIVNVSSVAHQWGSINLEDINSEKDYEKKRAYSQSKLANVLFTRSLAKKLQGSRVNTYVLHPGVVQTDLWRHLSKPQQAVMWLVSPFTKTSVQGAQTTIFCAVAPELESESGAYYSDCAPASCSSTAMDDDLAQRLWELSCQMLHITWN, from the exons ATGCAAGGAATCAG AAACCTCTTTCGGCGCCCGTGGTCCTCCAGCGTCCGACTGGATGGGAAAACTGTGTTAATTACTGGAGCCAATACTGGGATTGGCAAGGAAACTGCCATTGATCTGGCTAAGAGAG GGGCCAGGATCATCATGGCGTGCCGAGATATGGAGAAAGCAGACACGGCACTACGGGAGGTCATCGATGCCTCGGGAAACCAAGACGTCGTCACAAGGAAACTGGATTTGTCGGACACGAAGTCCATCAGGCAGTTTGCAGAGGACATCAACAAGG AAGAGAAGCAAGTGAACATCTTGATCAACAACGCCGGTGTAATGGTTTGTCCCTACGGCAAAACCGCAGACGGCTTTGAGATGCAGATCGGTGTGAACCACATGG GGCATTTTCTCCTGACCTACCTGTTGCTGGATTTGATTAAACGCTCCGCCCCCGCCAGGATCGTCAACGTGTCATCTGTGGCTCACCAGTGGGGGTCGATCAACCTGGAGGACATCAACAGTGAGAAGGACTACGAGAAGAAGCGGGCCTACAGCCAGAGCAAGCTGGCCAACGTCCTCTTTACCCGCTCTCTGGCCAAAAAACTGCAAG GCAGCAGGGTGAACACGTACGTCCTCCATCCAGGGGTGGTACAGACGGACCTGTGGCGGCATCTCAGTAAACCCCAGCAGGCGGTCATGTGGCTGGTCAGCCCGTTTACCAAGACGTCGGTTCAGGGCGCTCAGACCACCATCTTCTGCGCCGTGGCCCCGGAACTGGAGTCGGAAAGTGGCGCCTACTACAG CGACTGCGCTCCGGCGTCTTGTTCCAGCACTGCCATGGACGATGACCTGGCCCAGCGCCTGTGGGAGCTGAGCTGCCAGATGCTTCATATAACCTGGAACTAA
- the LOC114772567 gene encoding retinol dehydrogenase 12-like isoform X2: MGAILDAFPAETSSACLLLFSVSLSLFFLNLFRRPWSSSVRLDGKTVLITGANTGIGKETAIDLAKRGARIIMACRDMEKADTALREVIDASGNQDVVTRKLDLSDTKSIRQFAEDINKEKQVNILINNAGVMVCPYGKTADGFEMQIGVNHMGHFLLTYLLLDLIKRSAPARIVNVSSVAHQWGSINLEDINSEKDYEKKRAYSQSKLANVLFTRSLAKKLQGSRVNTYVLHPGVVQTDLWRHLSKPQQAVMWLVSPFTKTSVQGAQTTIFCAVAPELESESGAYYSDCAPASCSSTAMDDDLAQRLWELSCQMLHITWN; this comes from the exons ATGGGTGCTATTCTGGATGCTTTCCCTGCTGAAACCAGTTCTGCGTGTTTGCTCttgttctctgtctctctgtcccttttttttct AAACCTCTTTCGGCGCCCGTGGTCCTCCAGCGTCCGACTGGATGGGAAAACTGTGTTAATTACTGGAGCCAATACTGGGATTGGCAAGGAAACTGCCATTGATCTGGCTAAGAGAG GGGCCAGGATCATCATGGCGTGCCGAGATATGGAGAAAGCAGACACGGCACTACGGGAGGTCATCGATGCCTCGGGAAACCAAGACGTCGTCACAAGGAAACTGGATTTGTCGGACACGAAGTCCATCAGGCAGTTTGCAGAGGACATCAACAAGG AGAAGCAAGTGAACATCTTGATCAACAACGCCGGTGTAATGGTTTGTCCCTACGGCAAAACCGCAGACGGCTTTGAGATGCAGATCGGTGTGAACCACATGG GGCATTTTCTCCTGACCTACCTGTTGCTGGATTTGATTAAACGCTCCGCCCCCGCCAGGATCGTCAACGTGTCATCTGTGGCTCACCAGTGGGGGTCGATCAACCTGGAGGACATCAACAGTGAGAAGGACTACGAGAAGAAGCGGGCCTACAGCCAGAGCAAGCTGGCCAACGTCCTCTTTACCCGCTCTCTGGCCAAAAAACTGCAAG GCAGCAGGGTGAACACGTACGTCCTCCATCCAGGGGTGGTACAGACGGACCTGTGGCGGCATCTCAGTAAACCCCAGCAGGCGGTCATGTGGCTGGTCAGCCCGTTTACCAAGACGTCGGTTCAGGGCGCTCAGACCACCATCTTCTGCGCCGTGGCCCCGGAACTGGAGTCGGAAAGTGGCGCCTACTACAG CGACTGCGCTCCGGCGTCTTGTTCCAGCACTGCCATGGACGATGACCTGGCCCAGCGCCTGTGGGAGCTGAGCTGCCAGATGCTTCATATAACCTGGAACTAA
- the LOC114772567 gene encoding retinol dehydrogenase 12-like isoform X1: MGAILDAFPAETSSACLLLFSVSLSLFFLNLFRRPWSSSVRLDGKTVLITGANTGIGKETAIDLAKRGARIIMACRDMEKADTALREVIDASGNQDVVTRKLDLSDTKSIRQFAEDINKEEKQVNILINNAGVMVCPYGKTADGFEMQIGVNHMGHFLLTYLLLDLIKRSAPARIVNVSSVAHQWGSINLEDINSEKDYEKKRAYSQSKLANVLFTRSLAKKLQGSRVNTYVLHPGVVQTDLWRHLSKPQQAVMWLVSPFTKTSVQGAQTTIFCAVAPELESESGAYYSDCAPASCSSTAMDDDLAQRLWELSCQMLHITWN; this comes from the exons ATGGGTGCTATTCTGGATGCTTTCCCTGCTGAAACCAGTTCTGCGTGTTTGCTCttgttctctgtctctctgtcccttttttttct AAACCTCTTTCGGCGCCCGTGGTCCTCCAGCGTCCGACTGGATGGGAAAACTGTGTTAATTACTGGAGCCAATACTGGGATTGGCAAGGAAACTGCCATTGATCTGGCTAAGAGAG GGGCCAGGATCATCATGGCGTGCCGAGATATGGAGAAAGCAGACACGGCACTACGGGAGGTCATCGATGCCTCGGGAAACCAAGACGTCGTCACAAGGAAACTGGATTTGTCGGACACGAAGTCCATCAGGCAGTTTGCAGAGGACATCAACAAGG AAGAGAAGCAAGTGAACATCTTGATCAACAACGCCGGTGTAATGGTTTGTCCCTACGGCAAAACCGCAGACGGCTTTGAGATGCAGATCGGTGTGAACCACATGG GGCATTTTCTCCTGACCTACCTGTTGCTGGATTTGATTAAACGCTCCGCCCCCGCCAGGATCGTCAACGTGTCATCTGTGGCTCACCAGTGGGGGTCGATCAACCTGGAGGACATCAACAGTGAGAAGGACTACGAGAAGAAGCGGGCCTACAGCCAGAGCAAGCTGGCCAACGTCCTCTTTACCCGCTCTCTGGCCAAAAAACTGCAAG GCAGCAGGGTGAACACGTACGTCCTCCATCCAGGGGTGGTACAGACGGACCTGTGGCGGCATCTCAGTAAACCCCAGCAGGCGGTCATGTGGCTGGTCAGCCCGTTTACCAAGACGTCGGTTCAGGGCGCTCAGACCACCATCTTCTGCGCCGTGGCCCCGGAACTGGAGTCGGAAAGTGGCGCCTACTACAG CGACTGCGCTCCGGCGTCTTGTTCCAGCACTGCCATGGACGATGACCTGGCCCAGCGCCTGTGGGAGCTGAGCTGCCAGATGCTTCATATAACCTGGAACTAA